A region from the Dysidea avara chromosome 15, odDysAvar1.4, whole genome shotgun sequence genome encodes:
- the LOC136245333 gene encoding uncharacterized protein, with product MGVDCPDITRVINWGCPNILKELVQETGRGGRDGRTVEAILYPTTLGRKVTPEMKQYKVNTRICRRRKLFESFLFNNEKEDVAGIVKACQCCDLCARLCSCEDCESSSD from the coding sequence ATGGGTGTTGATTGTCCAGACATCACAAGAGTGATTAACTGGGGGTGCCCAAATATACTAAAGGAACTTGTCCAAGAAACTGGAAGAGGTGGAAGAGATGGGCGTACAGTGGAAGCAATTTTATATCCAACAACATTAGGGAGGAAAGTAACCCCTGAAATGAAGCAGTACAAAGTAAACACTCGTATATGCAGAAGGAGAAAGTTGTTTGAAAGTTTCTTGTTCAATAATGAGAAGGAAGATGTAGCAGGGATAGTAAAAGCATGCCAGTGTTGTGATTTGTGTGCAAGACTATGTTCTTGTGAGGATTGTGAAAGTTCTAGCGATTGA
- the LOC136245332 gene encoding ATP-dependent DNA helicase RecQ-like, whose product MDFNAAVAEVCRRMELRPLKPKQIEALSTFLSGRDTFVALPTGYGKSISFAVLPLLFDILLDQRDKFTKKGIQAEFVGQEQEDTAAISAVVNGDIQLVYVSPENLLCNSKFRNMLLSDKYKKNLRALVIDEAHWEKKFRKAFAEIGSIRSLIPSSVKILALTATATKDTLDCVSRSLSLENPAIIGLPPNWPNIRYTVENHTGIVEFSWKITTELILKWSNMPKTVVFCRTLQNCATIFRIVRKRMGKNITDPPGALRRNCGFPLG is encoded by the exons ATGGATTTCAATGCTGCTGTTGCTGAGGTTTGTCGGCGTATGGAATTGAGACCATTGAAACCTAAGCAGATAGAAGCCTTAAGCACGTTTCTCTCAGGAAGGGACACTTTTGTAGCTTTACCTACGGGATATGGCAAATCTATTAGTTTTGCTGTGCTACCATTGCTGTTTGACATATTGTTGG ATCAGCGTGATAAGTTTACTAAGAAGGGAATACAAGCAGAGTTTGTTGGCCAGGAACAGGAGGATACAGCAGCAATATCTGCTGTTGTGAATGGAGACATTCAGTTGGTGTATGTTAGCCCCGAGAATCTTCTGTGCAACTCCAAGTTCCGTAACATGCTATTGTCAGATAAATATAAGAAAAATTTACGTGCCCTGGTGATTGATGAAGCTCACT GGGAAAAGAAGTTCCGCAAAGCGTTTGCAGAGATAGGTAGCATCCGCAGTCTGATCCCAAGCTCAGTAAAAATTTTAGCTTTGACTGCTACGGCTACAAAGGATACTTTGGACTGTGTGTCTCGTAGCCTTTCTTTGGAGAATCCTGCAATAATTGGATTGCCACCAAATTGGCCAAACATAAGATACACGGTGGAAAACCACACAGGAATAGTGGAGTTTTCCTGGAAGATTACTACTGAATTAATTTTGAAGTGGAGTAACATGCCTAAAACAGTTGTGTTTTGTCGGACCTTGCAGAACTGTGCTACAATTTTTAGAATTGTCAGGAAAAGGATGGGCAAAAACATTACTGATCCACCTGGTGCTCTCCGACGGAATTGTGGATTTCCACTTGGCTGA